One window of the Acaryochloris sp. CCMEE 5410 genome contains the following:
- a CDS encoding biotin transporter BioY yields the protein MDDRIASLNYESKHSLLRSNPVLTTFDELLWAIIGLLLTINGVFIEVAVPVPSTWPIDWNQIDLYSLGTTLQIGAVLLVGCLGGKNAGALSQIAYLVLGLSGVQVFSQGGGLGYVQEPTFGYLLGFLPGAWVCGYLAFRSKKSRIEILLLSCLCGLLTIHLFGIVYLTGLSLLQLSSLSWGASIWQFSILPFPGQLIVMCASALIAFLLRRILFY from the coding sequence ATGGATGACCGCATTGCTTCTTTGAACTACGAGTCCAAACACTCTCTATTACGTTCCAACCCCGTGCTGACCACTTTTGATGAACTTCTATGGGCAATTATCGGACTCTTGTTAACCATCAATGGGGTTTTCATTGAGGTTGCGGTCCCTGTCCCGTCAACATGGCCGATTGATTGGAATCAGATCGATCTCTACTCCTTAGGTACAACTTTACAAATAGGAGCTGTTTTACTCGTAGGGTGCTTGGGAGGTAAAAATGCAGGAGCGCTCTCCCAAATTGCCTATTTGGTCTTGGGGCTAAGTGGCGTCCAAGTATTTTCCCAAGGGGGTGGGCTAGGCTATGTACAAGAGCCTACTTTTGGCTATCTACTCGGCTTTTTACCTGGTGCATGGGTTTGTGGATATTTGGCCTTTCGCAGCAAAAAGAGTCGCATCGAGATTTTATTACTGAGTTGCCTGTGCGGACTGCTGACAATTCACTTATTTGGCATTGTTTATCTGACGGGATTATCTCTGTTACAGTTATCTTCTTTAAGTTGGGGGGCCTCGATCTGGCAGTTCTCGATTTTGCCCTTTCCTGGACAGTTGATTGTCATGTGTGCCTCTGCTCTCATCGCATTTTTGCTTCGACGAATCTTGTTCTATTGA
- a CDS encoding chlorophyll a/b binding light-harvesting protein gives MQTYGNQNVEYGWWSGNSRFTDFSAQFLAAHIGQIASMTFFAGSITLFELSRYNPDIPLYAQGFVCLPQLAREGFGIGSGGAVVDTYPFFAVGMIHLFAAAVFGSGAIFHILTGPKVLAESDSAASQRFHFEWDDFETQGRILGHHLLFLGSGALLFVVWAATHGIYDPNVGEVRAVAPGFDIVRIFKYGWSTPGFNPFFVDNLEDVMGGHLFVALIDIAGGIYHILVKPWPYTERIYTKSGEALLGYALGGLGLMGLVAAYFCSVNDVVFPVEFFGPVLQPNLGFLPNFADTLDVSASGHTSRFWIANFHYFWGFYCIQGHLFHALRASGFDFRVLTKFFTTETVELGADI, from the coding sequence ATGCAAACTTATGGAAATCAAAACGTTGAATACGGATGGTGGTCGGGAAACTCCCGGTTCACTGATTTTAGCGCGCAATTTTTAGCCGCTCATATCGGCCAAATTGCTTCAATGACATTTTTTGCTGGTTCGATCACTTTATTTGAACTCTCTCGATATAACCCTGATATTCCCTTATATGCTCAAGGCTTTGTCTGCTTGCCCCAGCTTGCCCGTGAGGGTTTTGGTATTGGTTCAGGTGGAGCGGTTGTGGATACTTATCCCTTCTTCGCCGTTGGCATGATCCACTTATTTGCAGCAGCCGTTTTTGGCTCAGGTGCGATTTTTCATATTCTAACGGGTCCTAAAGTTTTGGCAGAAAGTGATTCTGCTGCCTCTCAAAGATTCCACTTTGAGTGGGATGACTTCGAAACACAAGGTCGGATTTTGGGCCATCATTTATTGTTCTTAGGGTCTGGTGCGCTACTGTTTGTAGTCTGGGCTGCTACCCACGGGATTTACGATCCGAATGTTGGAGAAGTGCGAGCAGTTGCTCCTGGCTTTGATATTGTTCGAATCTTTAAATATGGCTGGTCTACCCCTGGCTTCAACCCCTTCTTTGTTGATAACTTAGAAGATGTAATGGGAGGTCACCTCTTTGTTGCTCTGATCGACATTGCTGGTGGTATCTATCACATTCTTGTTAAGCCTTGGCCTTACACAGAAAGAATTTACACAAAATCTGGTGAAGCACTTCTGGGTTATGCATTAGGTGGCCTAGGACTCATGGGTCTCGTTGCAGCCTATTTCTGCTCTGTTAACGACGTTGTTTTCCCTGTTGAGTTTTTTGGTCCGGTGCTTCAGCCTAACTTAGGTTTCTTGCCTAACTTTGCAGATACCTTAGATGTTTCTGCCAGTGGTCATACTAGCCGTTTCTGGATTGCTAATTTCCACTATTTTTGGGGATTCTATTGCATCCAAGGTCACCTGTTCCATGCCTTGCGTGCCTCAGGTTTTGACTTCCGTGTGCTTACCAAGTTCTTTACAACTGAAACCGTTGAGCTTGGCGCTGACATTTAA
- the dusA gene encoding tRNA dihydrouridine(20/20a) synthase DusA: MAFSSPSERHYPVSVAPMMDRTDRHFRYFMRQITQRTLLYTEMVTSAAILNGDRHHLLDFSPIEKPLVLQVGGDNPQDLAECARIATDWGYDEINLNVGCPSSRVQNGHFGACLMAQPDRVAACVEAMMQATHLPVSVKHRIGIDDCDRYEDMAHFVQTVAASGCQIFNVHARKAWLKGLSPKENRDIPPLRYEDVYRLKQNLSHLWIEINGGFTQLFQVHNQLPKVDAVMIGRAAYDNPYLFATVDRDFYHEDRSAPSRHKVAQAMMDYLEEWKMKGLLKPHSITRHMLQLFSGQPGSRAWKRLLTEQGCRPDAGPDIIHQALEKVLAIPGLTQ; the protein is encoded by the coding sequence ATGGCATTCTCATCCCCTTCTGAACGTCATTATCCCGTCAGTGTCGCTCCCATGATGGATCGGACGGATCGGCATTTCCGTTACTTTATGCGGCAAATCACCCAACGGACTTTGCTCTATACAGAGATGGTGACGAGTGCTGCGATTTTAAATGGCGACCGCCATCATTTACTCGATTTTTCTCCCATTGAAAAACCCTTGGTCTTGCAAGTCGGCGGCGATAATCCCCAAGATTTAGCTGAATGTGCTCGTATTGCAACAGACTGGGGATATGACGAAATTAATTTAAATGTGGGCTGTCCCAGTAGTCGAGTTCAAAACGGTCATTTTGGGGCTTGTTTGATGGCCCAGCCGGATCGGGTAGCAGCCTGCGTGGAAGCCATGATGCAGGCAACTCACCTACCTGTCTCCGTCAAGCATCGCATTGGGATTGATGATTGCGATCGCTATGAAGATATGGCCCACTTTGTCCAGACGGTTGCTGCGTCAGGCTGTCAAATCTTTAATGTTCATGCCCGCAAAGCTTGGCTAAAAGGCTTAAGTCCTAAGGAAAACCGTGATATCCCACCTTTACGTTACGAAGATGTTTATCGATTAAAACAAAACCTTTCTCATCTCTGGATTGAAATTAACGGTGGATTCACCCAGTTATTCCAGGTGCACAATCAATTACCAAAAGTAGACGCAGTCATGATTGGTCGGGCTGCCTATGATAATCCTTACCTATTTGCAACAGTCGATCGCGACTTTTATCACGAAGACCGTTCTGCCCCTTCTAGACACAAAGTTGCACAAGCCATGATGGACTATTTAGAGGAATGGAAAATGAAAGGGCTATTAAAACCCCACTCCATTACCCGCCATATGCTGCAATTATTTTCAGGTCAACCTGGTAGCCGGGCTTGGAAGCGGCTATTAACGGAACAAGGGTGCCGCCCGGATGCAGGCCCAGATATTATTCATCAAGCATTAGAAAAAGTTTTAGCTATACCAGGATTGACCCAGTAA
- a CDS encoding DUF4335 domain-containing protein — MPSISRQYHPQSCSLEITAQTSPLSRWAKRPILKSVNFLLSFRGLSGQNHEPIEVRGNHEQLQLLSETVTHYVQNRLGQSLVTSPTHPISDSEQEAEPQPNTASRLYLHPRSLVTHDLVLGPLATNAHHQRISLKASQLFDLVSALDDCTAELEVLPISTPSQRPAIPLWASSAAVLVVMLGVSTATLQLTQQQPESKRDWVTSSDKPSTNAPTLSADEAEGIAALPKDSTKRKPQPPPTIASQPSSSPIPEISPSTGVAPSNLDSSAQRQQPSPSVIARAPRSETLSPALPATPKTQKPPPISAQNQQIPQQSPSPQKEILDEQKAPAPVASAPAQTAKSVPQAKTSPPPAPQAKTSHPPAVAAPAPAAEPAPASTADTINAESGLLETDNLSRNRRVPEDRTLNSFGRQAPGNTEAAFIPSTSVPAQNLRQYFKPRWQVPPGLTQPLPYQLTLKANGSLKQVTPLNNLAIQYLDKVPLPAVNQPFIAPLQPSQSLQIQLILNPDGTVQILEDVAGGKAP, encoded by the coding sequence ATGCCTTCTATTTCTCGGCAATATCACCCTCAAAGCTGCAGTTTAGAAATTACTGCACAAACCTCACCCTTATCCCGGTGGGCCAAACGACCGATTCTGAAATCCGTCAATTTTTTGCTAAGTTTTCGAGGGCTATCGGGCCAAAATCATGAACCCATAGAAGTGAGAGGAAACCATGAACAGCTCCAGCTTCTCTCAGAAACCGTCACTCATTATGTCCAGAATAGATTAGGGCAATCCTTAGTCACATCTCCTACCCATCCTATTTCAGACTCAGAACAAGAGGCTGAACCTCAACCCAATACTGCCTCGCGACTCTATTTGCACCCACGTAGTTTGGTCACTCATGATCTAGTTCTAGGGCCACTCGCAACCAACGCTCACCATCAAAGAATTTCTCTGAAAGCCTCACAACTGTTTGATTTAGTCTCGGCCTTAGATGACTGTACCGCCGAATTAGAAGTCCTCCCGATCTCAACACCTAGCCAACGACCTGCAATACCCTTATGGGCAAGCAGTGCAGCCGTTCTCGTTGTCATGCTGGGAGTCTCTACGGCGACGTTACAACTAACCCAACAGCAGCCCGAATCCAAGCGGGACTGGGTAACTTCATCCGACAAACCTAGCACCAACGCCCCTACCCTGTCTGCGGATGAAGCGGAAGGGATTGCCGCCCTACCCAAGGACAGCACAAAGAGAAAGCCTCAACCCCCACCTACTATTGCCTCGCAACCGTCTAGCTCTCCTATCCCGGAGATATCTCCTTCTACAGGTGTAGCCCCAAGCAACCTTGACAGTTCAGCGCAACGACAACAACCTTCGCCGTCCGTGATCGCCAGGGCACCTCGATCAGAGACCTTGTCTCCAGCTCTCCCCGCCACACCAAAGACACAAAAGCCACCCCCTATCTCTGCCCAGAACCAACAGATACCTCAACAGTCTCCATCGCCCCAGAAAGAAATCTTAGACGAGCAGAAAGCACCAGCGCCAGTCGCGAGCGCCCCCGCTCAAACCGCAAAATCTGTGCCTCAAGCCAAGACCTCGCCCCCCCCTGCGCCTCAAGCTAAAACTTCACACCCCCCTGCAGTGGCAGCACCAGCCCCTGCAGCTGAACCCGCACCAGCAAGCACCGCTGACACAATCAATGCAGAATCAGGTTTACTTGAAACAGACAACCTAAGTCGCAACCGTCGAGTACCAGAAGATCGCACCCTCAATTCATTCGGTCGACAAGCACCGGGAAATACCGAAGCTGCATTCATTCCCTCTACATCCGTTCCTGCCCAAAATCTTCGCCAATATTTCAAACCGCGTTGGCAAGTTCCCCCAGGCTTAACTCAGCCATTGCCCTATCAGCTCACCTTGAAGGCCAATGGCTCTCTTAAACAGGTAACTCCTTTAAACAACCTTGCCATTCAATATTTAGACAAAGTTCCGTTGCCTGCGGTGAATCAGCCGTTTATTGCCCCCCTACAACCATCCCAATCACTCCAAATTCAGCTCATCCTCAACCCAGATGGCACCGTGCAAATATTGGAGGATGTAGCTGGAGGCAAAGCTCCCTAA
- a CDS encoding DUF3038 domain-containing protein — MDISLHNPASDQGKLVAFPLTETAQPDRSQLDNIKAQLDLVLLALEALVGIGSEAVLQAAADLNLQDVVSDRVSLWRLRQSNPLRRGTGGRKKLDIEEARSLVMISCHLAHQHQNLIREAVELLESVAETEQPFHQVALLGDYLDNFTNTYQDRMTEDTLSVDALTDLALKLLIDLLFYSNNQGPRRLWMALLDRANH, encoded by the coding sequence ATGGACATTTCCCTTCACAATCCAGCATCGGATCAAGGCAAGCTTGTCGCCTTCCCCCTCACAGAAACGGCTCAGCCTGATCGGTCTCAACTTGACAATATTAAAGCCCAGTTAGATCTAGTGCTGCTAGCCCTAGAAGCCCTGGTAGGTATTGGCTCTGAAGCTGTCCTCCAAGCTGCGGCCGATCTCAACCTGCAGGATGTCGTCAGCGATCGAGTGTCCCTATGGCGTCTGAGGCAGTCTAATCCTCTCCGCCGAGGTACTGGCGGACGCAAAAAACTGGATATCGAAGAAGCCCGGTCTCTTGTAATGATCAGCTGTCACCTTGCCCACCAACATCAAAACCTCATCCGAGAAGCTGTGGAATTATTAGAGTCCGTGGCAGAAACCGAGCAACCGTTTCATCAGGTCGCTTTGTTGGGAGATTACTTAGATAACTTCACCAACACTTACCAAGACCGGATGACGGAAGATACTTTATCCGTCGATGCCCTGACCGATCTGGCCTTAAAGTTACTCATAGATTTGTTATTCTATAGCAACAACCAGGGGCCACGGCGGTTGTGGATGGCCCTGCTTGATCGGGCAAATCATTAG
- a CDS encoding glycine betaine ABC transporter substrate-binding protein, protein MVKLSQTPWERFVSLVAISVLTCFTVVACQVGSGDQATDNVIRVGSKDFTEQFILGELYAQLLEDQDLAVERKFNLGGAPIAQAGLVKGDIDLYPEYTGTALLTILKEPSNTNPQQVFDTVAKAYENNFNLVWLNPAPMNNTQALVVTTDTAKKYQLETISDFAKQAQKLRMIGPPEFEAREDGLPGLQSAYGAFKLKDYIATDPGLRYQALQSGQAEIAVGFGTDGEIDALNLVVLKDDQGLFPPYQVAPVVRQPVLEAYAKVKGTLNALAPKLTDETMRRLNYEVSGNRQEPRTVAQQFLQETGLISPT, encoded by the coding sequence TTGGTTAAATTATCTCAGACACCTTGGGAGCGGTTCGTATCTTTAGTTGCGATCTCAGTCCTCACTTGTTTCACCGTCGTCGCTTGCCAGGTCGGCAGTGGCGACCAAGCCACCGATAATGTCATTCGCGTGGGGTCTAAAGACTTTACAGAGCAATTTATTTTAGGTGAGCTCTATGCCCAACTCCTGGAAGACCAAGATTTAGCAGTCGAACGGAAATTCAACCTAGGGGGTGCTCCTATTGCCCAAGCCGGACTCGTCAAGGGCGATATCGACCTCTATCCGGAATACACGGGCACAGCCTTATTGACCATTTTGAAAGAGCCTAGCAACACTAACCCCCAACAGGTGTTTGATACGGTTGCAAAAGCCTACGAGAACAACTTCAACTTGGTGTGGCTCAATCCTGCTCCCATGAACAACACCCAGGCGTTAGTCGTGACCACCGACACCGCAAAAAAATATCAACTAGAAACCATTTCTGACTTTGCCAAACAAGCCCAGAAATTACGAATGATCGGCCCGCCCGAATTTGAAGCGCGGGAAGATGGCTTACCCGGACTTCAATCTGCTTACGGCGCATTCAAACTCAAAGATTATATCGCCACGGATCCAGGCTTACGCTATCAAGCATTGCAATCAGGCCAAGCAGAAATTGCCGTTGGTTTTGGCACGGATGGGGAAATTGATGCCCTCAATTTGGTGGTTTTAAAAGATGATCAAGGCTTGTTCCCGCCTTACCAAGTGGCACCTGTCGTCCGGCAGCCCGTCTTAGAGGCCTATGCTAAAGTCAAAGGTACCCTCAATGCCCTCGCCCCCAAGTTAACGGACGAAACCATGCGTCGTCTGAACTATGAGGTAAGCGGCAACCGCCAAGAACCCCGAACCGTGGCCCAACAGTTCCTTCAAGAGACAGGACTTATCTCTCCGACCTAA
- a CDS encoding DUF4168 domain-containing protein produces MFKPLINTRLGWVLLLTSCSWLSGLAPGLSNNLSTLTWASHAAAQSQPKYKKLLGNYAEAILQMEPLRLQSYQQVQQIMGGALPKNICKKSDLVAPVNNICDRFFNESAEIIRNNGLSLTDFNAITEEVRKNKSLKNQLDEELIRRKGN; encoded by the coding sequence ATGTTCAAACCTCTTATCAACACCCGTTTGGGGTGGGTGTTGCTTTTAACATCGTGCAGTTGGTTGAGTGGTTTGGCACCCGGTCTTTCAAATAATTTATCGACCCTCACCTGGGCCTCCCATGCCGCCGCCCAGAGTCAGCCCAAGTACAAGAAACTTTTAGGGAATTATGCAGAGGCAATTCTCCAAATGGAACCCTTGAGGTTGCAATCCTACCAGCAAGTGCAACAAATCATGGGCGGAGCTTTGCCCAAAAATATTTGTAAGAAATCTGATTTAGTGGCACCGGTCAATAATATTTGCGATCGCTTTTTCAATGAGTCTGCAGAAATTATCCGTAACAATGGTTTATCTTTAACCGACTTCAATGCCATCACCGAAGAAGTTCGCAAGAATAAATCCCTCAAAAATCAATTAGATGAAGAACTGATCCGCCGCAAAGGTAACTAG
- the holA gene encoding DNA polymerase III subunit delta has translation MPVYLFWGEDTYRLSKAVQALHQEVLDPEWQSFNLDKIDVASGSDGTASVIQGLNQVMTPPFGVGHRLVWLTNPLVGATADLLPEFERTLPDLPPTSHLLLTQTTKPDGRSKLTKLLQKQAQVTEFALIPPWKTAQILQMVKRAAHDLEVPLTQAAGEHLADAVGNDTRRLYGELEKLKLYSLSSDAQNKTKRIGLEIVQHLVSSTTQNSLQLAETIRQGQTDQALGLVAELLNLNEPGLKIVATLIRQFRTWLWVKLMVVSGEQDERVIARAAEVGNPKRIYFLKQAVQTVTCQQLRQSLSCLLDLEVALKQGEAPRSTLITTVVEMSHICQANPILS, from the coding sequence ATGCCCGTTTATCTCTTCTGGGGAGAAGATACTTATCGCTTATCGAAAGCAGTTCAGGCCCTTCATCAAGAGGTCTTAGATCCAGAGTGGCAAAGCTTCAACCTGGATAAAATAGATGTCGCTTCTGGATCCGATGGCACCGCATCGGTGATTCAAGGTCTGAATCAAGTGATGACGCCACCGTTTGGCGTAGGGCATCGTTTGGTCTGGTTAACGAATCCCTTAGTAGGAGCCACAGCCGATCTGCTACCCGAATTTGAACGCACCCTTCCCGATCTACCCCCCACATCCCACTTGTTATTAACTCAAACCACCAAACCAGATGGTCGTAGCAAGCTGACAAAATTATTACAAAAACAGGCTCAAGTGACTGAGTTTGCCCTCATTCCTCCTTGGAAGACCGCCCAGATTTTGCAAATGGTCAAACGGGCAGCCCATGATTTGGAGGTTCCGTTAACCCAAGCGGCTGGAGAACATCTTGCCGATGCAGTGGGTAACGATACCCGTCGTCTCTATGGAGAGCTAGAGAAATTAAAGCTATATTCCTTATCTTCAGATGCCCAAAACAAAACCAAACGGATCGGTCTAGAGATCGTTCAGCATTTAGTCTCCTCCACGACTCAAAACAGTTTGCAGTTAGCTGAAACCATTCGCCAAGGGCAAACCGATCAGGCCTTGGGATTAGTCGCTGAGTTACTGAACTTGAATGAACCTGGCTTAAAAATTGTCGCGACCTTGATACGGCAATTTCGGACTTGGCTATGGGTCAAACTGATGGTGGTCTCGGGCGAACAGGACGAACGGGTCATTGCTCGCGCTGCAGAAGTGGGTAATCCCAAACGCATCTATTTTCTCAAACAAGCCGTCCAAACCGTGACATGTCAGCAACTTCGTCAATCCCTATCTTGTCTCTTAGATTTGGAAGTTGCCCTGAAGCAAGGCGAAGCCCCCCGCTCAACTTTAATCACCACTGTGGTTGAGATGAGTCACATTTGCCAAGCTAATCCAATCTTGTCTTAA
- a CDS encoding cobalt-precorrin-8X methylmutase, which translates to MTLILHPILQQSFATIDREIGSHHFSDQQYAVLRRVIHSTADFEFRELLRFSPDVVAEATAALAAGTPIVTDVKMVSMGIQTVVQQTFQNPIVTAVDACQSPPLGQTRTETGMLQCLQVHPQAIYVIGNAPTALSALCRQIAHVPKPPSLIIGVPVGFIGVLEAKSALAQSGIPHIRTEGRKGGSPVAAAITNALLTLAWQQRNTY; encoded by the coding sequence ATGACGCTTATTCTTCATCCGATTTTGCAGCAGAGCTTTGCGACCATCGATCGGGAAATTGGCTCGCATCATTTTTCTGATCAGCAATATGCAGTCTTGCGCCGTGTCATCCATAGTACGGCTGATTTTGAGTTTCGAGAGCTGTTACGCTTTAGCCCCGATGTGGTGGCTGAGGCTACCGCAGCCTTAGCCGCAGGTACCCCCATTGTTACCGATGTGAAGATGGTTTCTATGGGGATTCAAACGGTCGTCCAACAAACTTTTCAAAATCCGATTGTCACGGCTGTCGATGCCTGTCAATCTCCTCCCTTGGGGCAAACTCGGACTGAAACAGGCATGCTTCAATGTCTGCAAGTTCACCCCCAGGCTATTTATGTGATTGGTAATGCGCCAACGGCCTTATCCGCCCTCTGTCGACAGATTGCTCATGTACCTAAGCCGCCATCTCTGATTATTGGTGTACCCGTTGGCTTTATTGGTGTCCTTGAAGCCAAATCTGCTTTGGCTCAGTCTGGAATACCCCATATTCGAACGGAGGGGCGCAAAGGGGGATCGCCTGTAGCGGCGGCAATTACGAATGCACTATTGACGCTGGCTTGGCAACAAAGGAATACATACTGA
- a CDS encoding bifunctional cobalt-precorrin-7 (C(5))-methyltransferase/cobalt-precorrin-6B (C(15))-methyltransferase, with protein MTPIHVIGIGLTGGSGLQSHLHMLIDQATVLVGSERHLQYFPLHPGKRITLTNFAQGLKAIQQHLDQSPNPLVVVITSGDPLFFGFGRLLLQTFAADLLCFHPYLSSVQIAFNRLKVPWQDAEVISVHGRSLSSLVTAWQKGVRKIAVLTDHNNTPAAIAKLFLSLNLPIHYEFWVCENLEGSDERVQKFEPKTLLNRQFSALNVVVLLRHSLEKQEKSDLASLPVLGLPDQAFYSFADRPGLMTKREIRILALAELQLQDHQIIWDIGSGTGSVAIETARIVPGSQVYAVEKTALGTQLIHQNCQHFQVNNVHIVLGEAPTALNNLPDPHRIFIGGSGGHLQEILNYCQMRLDLSGVIVLSLATLENFYIATQWFDKPNWVVEHLQIQLSRSVPVASMTRLTPLNPVMLIRASRNPN; from the coding sequence ATGACTCCCATTCATGTTATTGGGATCGGGCTGACCGGTGGATCAGGGTTGCAGTCCCACCTCCATATGCTGATTGATCAAGCCACTGTCTTAGTCGGCAGCGAACGACATCTCCAATACTTTCCATTGCATCCAGGAAAACGCATTACCCTGACGAATTTTGCTCAAGGTTTAAAGGCGATTCAACAGCATTTAGATCAGTCTCCCAACCCACTCGTGGTCGTGATAACGTCTGGAGATCCGCTATTTTTCGGGTTTGGCCGTCTATTGCTACAAACTTTTGCGGCTGATCTATTGTGCTTTCATCCCTATCTCAGTTCTGTCCAAATTGCTTTTAACCGCCTCAAGGTGCCTTGGCAAGATGCTGAGGTGATTAGTGTTCATGGCCGTTCTCTATCTTCCTTGGTTACAGCATGGCAAAAGGGAGTGAGAAAAATTGCAGTGTTGACGGACCATAACAATACGCCTGCTGCGATCGCAAAATTATTCCTCAGTTTAAATCTACCCATCCACTATGAATTTTGGGTGTGTGAAAATCTAGAAGGCTCAGATGAGCGCGTTCAAAAATTTGAACCCAAGACGCTACTCAATCGACAATTCTCAGCTCTCAATGTTGTCGTTTTACTACGCCATAGCCTAGAAAAACAAGAAAAATCTGATCTTGCCTCTTTACCGGTTCTTGGACTTCCTGATCAGGCTTTTTATAGCTTTGCTGATCGTCCTGGGTTAATGACCAAGCGAGAAATTCGTATTCTGGCATTGGCTGAATTACAGCTGCAAGACCATCAAATAATTTGGGATATTGGATCGGGTACTGGCTCAGTTGCGATTGAAACCGCTCGCATAGTCCCCGGTTCCCAAGTTTATGCCGTTGAAAAAACAGCTTTAGGGACCCAGCTCATCCACCAAAATTGTCAGCATTTTCAGGTGAACAATGTTCATATCGTTTTGGGCGAAGCCCCCACCGCATTAAATAATTTGCCTGACCCCCACCGAATATTTATTGGAGGAAGTGGAGGGCATCTTCAGGAGATCTTAAATTATTGCCAAATGCGACTTGACCTATCAGGTGTCATCGTCTTGAGCCTGGCAACCTTAGAAAATTTTTATATTGCTACCCAGTGGTTTGATAAACCTAATTGGGTAGTAGAACATCTGCAAATTCAACTATCACGTTCTGTTCCCGTTGCATCCATGACTCGATTAACTCCATTAAACCCAGTTATGTTGATCAGAGCCAGCAGAAACCCTAACTAG
- a CDS encoding AbrB family transcriptional regulator, whose protein sequence is MATDTETTPLTGKALLQKVKELQHLSRREKAKRCGYYSITKNKQTRVNLGEFLNAVIEARGIDLNPDGSKDGRGREPTYRVSVHKNGQIVIGSTYTQAMGLKPGDEFSIKLGYKHIHLIQVDEDEDV, encoded by the coding sequence ATGGCAACCGATACCGAAACAACGCCTTTGACTGGCAAAGCACTCTTGCAAAAAGTTAAAGAACTTCAGCACTTGTCTCGCCGTGAAAAGGCTAAACGATGCGGATATTATTCGATTACAAAGAATAAGCAAACCCGCGTTAATCTCGGCGAATTTCTCAATGCCGTTATTGAAGCAAGAGGGATTGATCTCAATCCTGATGGCTCTAAAGATGGGCGTGGACGGGAACCGACGTATCGGGTTAGTGTGCATAAGAATGGTCAAATTGTAATTGGCTCCACCTATACCCAAGCCATGGGATTAAAACCTGGCGATGAGTTTTCAATTAAGTTGGGATATAAGCATATTCATCTCATTCAAGTCGATGAAGATGAAGATGTATAA